A window of the Aspergillus flavus chromosome 6, complete sequence genome harbors these coding sequences:
- a CDS encoding DNA repair protein rhp51, with amino-acid sequence MTADMDTQNEYDDSGLPGPGAPTPLSALEGVAGLTGRDIKLFVDAGYHTVESIAYTPKRLLEQIKGISEQKATKVLVEAAKLVPMGFTTATEMHARRSELISITTGSKQLDTLLGGGIETGSITEIFGEFRTGKSQICHTLAVTCQLPFDMGGGEGKCLYIDTEGTFRPVRLLAVAQRYGLVGEEVLDNVAYARAYNSDHQLQLLNQASQMMCETRFSLLVVDSATALYRTDFNGRGELSTRQTHLAKFMRTLQRLADEFGIAVVITNQVVAQVDGGPSAMFNPDPKKPIGGNIIAHASTTRLSLKKGRGETRVCKIYDSPCLPESDCLFAINEDGIGDPSPKDLENN; translated from the exons ATGACGGCGGATATGGATACTCAGAATGAATACGATGATAGTGGACTTCCCGGGCCTGGAGCGCCCACGCCACTTTCAGCTTTAGAA GGTGTTGCGGGATTAACGGGAAGAGATATCAAATTGTTTGTCGATGCCGGCTATCACACTGTCGAATCAATTGCGTATAC ACCGAAACGTTTACTGGAACAAATCAAAGGTATATCGGAGCAGAAGGCCACCAAGGTTTTGGTTGAAG CTGCCAAGCTTGTGCCAATGGGTTTCACGACTGCAACAGAAATGCATGCACGTCGAAGTGAGCTCATATCGATCACGACAGGATCCAAGCAACTAGATACTCTCCTAGGCGGTGGTATAGAAACGGGATCTATTACCGAGATATTCGGAGAATTCAGGACAGGTAAAAGTCAAATTTGCCATACGCTTGCAGTGACTTGCCAGCTGCCATTCGACATGGGTGGTGGGGAAGGGAAGTGTCTTTATATTGATACTGAAGGGACATTTCGACCGGTCCGTCTGTTGGCAGTTGCTCAAAGATACGGACTTGTTGGCGAAGAGGTACTCGATAATGTGGCCTATGCCCGCGCTTATAACTCGGATCACCAGCTCCAGCTGCTGAACCAGGCGTCTCAAATGATGTGCGAAACTCGTTTCTCACTTCTTGTCGTCGACTCTGCTACAGCGCTATATCGGACAGATTTTAACGGCCGTGGTGAACTATCGACTCGACAAACACATCTCGCTAAATTCATGCGTACCTTGCAGCGCTTGGCGGATGAATTTGGTATTGCCGTCGTCATCACCAACCAGGTCGTCGCCCAGGTCGACGGCGGTCCGAGTGCAATGTTCAACCCAGACCCCAAGAAGCCAATCGGTGGAAACATTATCGCACACGCCAGCACGACCAGGCTGAGTCTGAAAAAGGGGAGAGGAGAGACCCGAGTGTGCAAGATCTATGACAGTCCCTGTCTGCCCGAGAGTGACTGTCTTTTTGCCATCAATGAAGATGGTATTGGGGATCCTAGCCCCAAGGACTTGGAAAATAACTGA
- a CDS encoding nucleoporin Nup120/160-domain-containing protein, with amino-acid sequence MAKIYKDTKVDLRPYSSNAVVNIQIPTHASTQSRARFSISSSVGADEPIAKDEEEFSRRHLSSQGSIYFRKRTVYPRSFLWRVVNDSKVLEIQCVDLTKGGIEHSVYNNTIRLDFQEEILPSCVDFADLEDHEVLSVFVITASKQLYTLSLRPEFFRRTSAIDDNVLDWCKSYVPAPMSFSYPHRLHASSPLELFISLDNGALLRLTRRSGDDGSNWSPLTFDERTWGASIRGLVRWHAQPSIKYKGRNLDTNLANAIATTSDQTYAFAVCLNHTLKIWNLATNKLAATTDLLGREVQEPDSLSYTLNPADSSFIRVFNVERALDGAYRYYVITYSPFEDGRFKFWAVKGGLTSPLVIEDLFPDARLRPLDPDSTGNVFWSIIDFQLKPAEEGKGMELWVLWRNSGVYQLYTLHFNFETLVRDWDTNWVSTAIDTRGQEPPPPMAFSDVVDPTEKWLKFLLQPNKYSPEVLETSLAVYQEALRPLSSPSVLKKSASLTERLCSTIAATVSLRKFAEDEMDFARYRTDTDAKWRQFWQIAEDIDKRRFEPVSLLYDFYYETPWLLLSDSCAVIRECSSTELLLHNSGAELRAEGHKIADRWRHRNLDEEIGNMFEQASRLMRVASGFRKRFPAELNAACQNALEAELFTDPSSSVQDRMDAFRDRCDFGEQISNKTYDGLLAAMDGYLNIYNLPNNVFYTIIDTIPLGFPGKDSDLLATHFGVKVTVNGVQEAILYTRQLLIDLLVLVVFVDGEVQQEDTSEFDAVDLFGSLITLLREYEMMAWLSSNTRKCLDRPTNVSDDQSASQFSLKDSPSKTTGSRMATILEDLFASDIKPRQTIGLPQSYTLTLGIHDVLSWVTRQGEVAFPNALVYIQCDLIAKNNIDLAWDFLRFQPSTSWATYVKGRLYVAMSEFDTAALYFRKAAYLLSCGKPLGNLHEMSSTLLDIVSVDSFHNGLPKYFQHILTIFEQARSFSHVADFARLALQALASENHNDQDPEYNILRTDLLSRLFYSSLQNCQFDQAYSALSRYKDFALQKSALSSLVTSILVASGPGTAGLQQILHFPTALIPNIASHVDDILASLARKQTTFSSLLDTGSSTPDYQRILQAYRIARGDYRGAAEIAYRNVQRLRNARDAPSSHLVLSKNRDIDGTQPAEEDDLESKEIRTELLSLINLLGCVEKSEAYILVEKEDSSVPAAPFADRRRSLQADDDGNVFMEEADVNSPTPYGSKRRLSSSATAIVPSGRRDSRSSVSTVGSHAPRRRVIVTLDHLRREYQSELDRVSRIERGDWEFGVLDAIEADNDDTMRL; translated from the exons ATGGCgaaaatttataaagacACCAAGGTCGACCTTCGACCGTACTCATCGAACGCCGTCGTCAACATTCAGATTCCAACACATGCGAGTACGCAAAGCCGAGCGCGATTCTCTATATCCTCCTCTGTAGGCGCAGACGAACCGATAGCgaaagatgaggaagaattCTCTAGACGACATCTCTCGAGCCAGGGGTCAATCTACTTTCGCAAACGCACTGTCTATCCCCGATCGTTTCTTTGGAGGGTTGTCAATGACAGCAAGGTGCTCGAGATCCAGTGTGTCGATTTAACGAAGGGCGGTATCGAGCATTCAGTATACAACAATACCATACGCTTGGATTTTCAAGAAGAAATTCTTCCTTCATGTGTTGACTTCGCAGACTTGGAGGATCATGAAGTGCTGAGCGTTTTCGTGATTACGGCTTCGAAGCAACTTTACACCTTGAGTTTGCGCCCCGAATTTTTCCGCAGAACAAGTGCGATTGACGACAATGTATTGGACTGGTGCAAGAGCTATGTACCGGCGCCCATGTCGTTCTCCTACCCCCACCGATTGCATGCTAGCAGTCCGCTTGAGTTGTTCATCTCCCTCGATAACGGCGCACTTCTGCGCCTAACCCGGAGGTCTGGTGATGATG GCTCAAATTGGTCTCCCCTTACATTCGACGAGAGAACTTGGGGTGCCTCTATCCGCGGATTGGTTAGGTGGCACGCGCAACCTtcaattaaatataaagGACGCAATCTCGATACAAACCTGGCAAATGCGATCGCTACGACATCTGATCAGACTTACGCCTTCGCGGTCTGTTTGAATCACACTTTAAAGATCTGGAACCTAGCTACAAACAAGCTAGCTGCCACGACTGACCTGTTAGGCCGTGAAGTGCAAGAGCCGGATTCGTTGTCATATACATTAAACCCAGCTGATTCATCCTTCATTCGTGTATTCAACGTGGAGAGAGCGCTGGACGGGGCATATCGGTATTATGTCATCACATATTCGCCTTTTGAGGATGGACGCTTCAAGTTCTGGGCTGTAAAGGGAGGCTTGACATCACCGCTTGTTATCGAAGATCTCTTTCCAGATGCTCGTTTGCGGCCCTTAGACCCTGATTCAACCGGGAATGTGTTCTGGAGTATTATAGATTTCCAGCTCAAGCCGGccgaagaagggaaaggaatgGAACTATGGGTCCTTTGGAGAAACAGCGGAGTCTATCAGCTTTACACCCTACATTTCAATTTCGAAACTCTAGTGAGAGACTGGGATACCAATTGGGTGTCGACGGCGATCGACACTCGCGGACAGGAGCCTCCGCCGCCTATGGCATTCTCCGACGTAGTGGACCCAACAGAGAAGTGGCTGAAGTTTCTTTTACAGCCCAACAAGTATTCTCCTGAGGTGCTTGAGACTTCCCTAGCGGTTTATCAGGAGGCACTCCGGCCCCTCTCATCCCCTAGCGTTCTAAAGAAAAGTGCTTCACTTACGGAGCGACTTTGCTCTACTATCGCTGCCACTGTATCGCTTCGGAAGTTTGCCGAGGACGAGATGGATTTCGCTAGGTATCGCACGGATACAGACGCAAAGTGGCGCCAGTTTTGGCAGATTGCGGAGGATATTGATAAGAGGCGATTCGAGCCTGTCTCTCTTCTTTATGACTTCTACTATGAGACTCCATGGCTGCTTCTTTCAGATAGTTGCGCAGTAATCAGGGAATGCAGCTCAACCGAGTTGCTTTTGCACAACTCGGGCGCTGAACTTCGCGCCGAAGGACACAAAATTGCGGATCGCTGGAGGCACAGGAACCTGGACGAGGAAATTGGAAATATGTTCGAGCAAGCTTCTCGATTGATGAGAGTTGCCTCTGGGTTCAGGAAAAGATTCCCAGCTGAACTTAACGCAGCATGTCAAAACGCTCTTGAAGCAGAGCTATTCACTGATCCGTCCTCGTCTGTCCAAGACAGGATGGACGCTTTCCGTGATCGTTGCGACTTTGGCGAACAGATCTCCAACAAGACCTATGATGGTCTGCTTGCGGCTATGGATGGGTATCTGAACATCTACAATCTGCCGAACAATGTTTTCTACACTATCATAGACACGATCCCACTTGGGTTCCCCGGAAAGGATTCAGACCTTTTGGCTACCCATTTCGGAGTCAAGGTTACTGTGAATGGTGTGCAGGAGGCGATATTATATACGCGTCAGCTTCTCATTGACCTCTTAGTCCTTGTGGTTTTTGTGGACGGTGAGGTTCAGCAAGAAGACACATCTGAGTTCGATGCCGTGGACTTGTTCGGTTCGCTGATAACGTTGCTAAGAGAATACGAGATGATGGCCTGGCTCAGCTCAAACACCCGGAAATGTCTTGATAGGCCTACAAACGTCTCAGATGACCAATCAGCGTCACAATTCTCTTTGAAGGACTCGCCTTCGAAGACTACAGGCTCAAGAATGGCGACTATTCTGGAGGACCTGTTTGCTAGCGATATCAAACCCCGGCAGACTATCGGTCTACCCCAGAGCTATACTCTAACTCTGGGAATCCACGATGTCTTGTCGTGGGTCACACGCCAAGGCGAAGTAGCTTTTCCAAATGCCCTGGTTTACATTCAGTGTGATCTCATTGCAAAGAACAACATTGATCTTGCCTGGGACTTCCTTCGTTTCCAGCCAAGCACTTCTTGGGCGACATATGTGAAAGGTCGTCTGTATGTGGCTATGTCCGAATTCGACACTGCGGCCTTGTATTTCCGCAAGGCTGCATATCTCCTCT CATGCGGCAAACCTCTCGGTAACTTGCATGAAATGTCGTCCACGCTGCTGGATATTGTCTCAGTGGACTCGTTCCACAATGGCCTTCCAAAATATTTTCAACATATTTTGACCATCTTCGAGCAAGCTCGCTCGTTTTCTCACGTTGCTGACTTCGCACGCCTTGCATTGCAGGCGCTTGCGAGTGAAAACCACAATGACCAAGATCCAGAATACAACATCCTGCGCACGGACCTTCTTTCGCGTTTGTTCTATTCGTCGTTGCAGAATTGTCAGTTTGACCAAGCATATTCTGCCCTATCTCGATACAAGGACTTTGCACTGCAGAAGTCCGCTCTCAGCTCCCTAGTCACGAGTATATTGGTTGCATCCGGACCAGGCACTGCTGGACTTCAGCAAATTCTCCACTTTCCGACGGCACTTATCCCAAATATCGCTTCCCACGTGGACGATATACTGGCCTCACTTGCTCGGAAACAGACGACTTTCAGTTCTCTCTTAGATACTGGAAGCAGCACACCTGATTACCAGAGAATTTTACAGGCATACCGCATCGCACGGGGCGATTATCGTGGGGCCGCCGAGATCGCGTATCGAAACGTGCAGCGCCTACGCAATGCCCGGGATGCTCCTTCCTCTCATCTGGTGCTGAGCAAGAACCGCGACATTGACGGCACCCAGCCtgcggaggaagatgatCTCGAAAGCAAGGAGATTAGAACCGAACTCCTTTCTCTAATCAACCTGCTTGGCTGCGTGGAGAAGAGTGAAGCCTATATTTTAGTCGAGAAGGAAGACTCCAGTGTACCCGCCGCCCCGTTCGCAGATCGACGCCGTAGTCTGCAAGCAGACGATGACGGGAATGTATTCATGGAGGAAGCTGATGTCAACTCACCCACACCCTATGGCTCCAAGCGCCGACTCAGCTCCAGTGCCACCGCAATCGTACCATCCGGACGCAGAGATAGCAGGTCTTCTGTCTCTACAGTCGGCAGCCATGCTCCCCGACGGCGTGTCATTGTGACGCTCGACCATTTACGTCGCGAGTACCAGTCCGAGCTGGATCGGGTCAGTAGAATCGAGAGAGGTGATTGGGAGTTCGGAGTTCTTGACGCCATTGAGGCAGATAATGATGATACGATGCGACTCTAG
- a CDS encoding multidrug resistance-associated protein: MVVHSGFLACQREDNSFRIPVRSCRDGFDFSLLFEETILGVLPLGLVLIIASYRLYQLFRKQRKVVTSWLLWAKLTTWALLAIIHLVLIALWALPAANRTQASIAANAVLTVGILFLGVLSYAEHNYSVRPSLLLGIYLSITLLFDIAKTRTLWLRELAEINRIIAILTSVAVGVKALLLLLETVEKRRILKNVYAKYPPEATGGIFNRFLFWWLNPLFKTGFSKLLSVEDLYTLDKQLASKTLHNSLETMWNNGNKNSLLLVTFRTFKWQLLSAVLPRACLAALNICQPLLLHRSLSFSVEPETNATTNIGYGLIGAYILVYLGMAVTMGQYQHMTYRAITMVRGAVISMVYRKATTLSVEDADPASSLTLMSADIERIVQGWQTIHDIWGNALEIGLAIFLLEQQLGVAAVVAVGVAVVALAGSLISLVFVMSRQAMWLEAIERRISSTTSMLASMKGIKMLGLSDLLMTCIHNLRLDELRISRNFRKLLVWNMAFAWTTRIFAPIFAFGAFVGISHKNGNDAALNTSTTYTSLSLFALLADPLLNLVMALMTFLGSVGSFQRIQEFLEKKGHVDSRDKSRPLQLEPVQESKQLAFVEDSETLTDGSSSAKSEKEPTALSENMVTIKNGAFGWDTQKEPLLKSLTITIPRQTFTMLVGPSGCGKSTLLKAILGEVPCLDGTIILSSERIAYCDQTPWHMNGSIKQSIVAMSGLDEDWYVSVTRACALVEDFKQLPRGDQTIIGSKGIALSGGQSQRIALARAVYARKDIIVLDDVFSSLDATTEEHIFQCLVGTHGLLRSIGSTIVLSSSSVKRVPFADHIIVLGNEGHVIEQGSFKALDLTGGYISSFALGLPEQNKAAEKTSNSGKSDVQVSSVEQDEDSEVDGPGAGGDISIYLYYVKSIGWLPTLIFIIAITGFVFCISFPSIWMNWWASSNEAEPGKHTGYYLGIYAMLGAVGMLCLIVGCWQMIITMVPRSGENFHRKLLNTVLSAPMLYFSKTDSGAILNRFSQDLQLIDMELPVAAINAFVTFVLCICQMVFIGIASKYAAISFPAVILAVYGIQKVYLRTSRQLRFLDLEAKAPLYSHFADCLGGLVTLRAFGWQQAMEERNHELLDYSQRPFYLLYAIQRWLTLTLDLVVAGIAVLLIVLVVVLRGSMSAGYVGVALLNVILFSQSIKLLVTFWTNLETHIGSILRVKMFSENVPSENLPTENDSLPPDWPSQGNIVFDSVSAEYRASEPVLRDVSLSIQAGEKVGICGRTGSGKTSLLMSVFRMVELSSGGIQIDGVDISKVPRQEVRSRINGVAQSPLLIRGSVRENIDPTGCHTDKSIMEALRAVQLFSKVQENGGLGTEVDELFLSHGQKQLFCLARAILRQGNILVLDEATSSVDTVTDEIMQRVIRERFSNHTILTVAHKLETILDYDKIIVLDAGRIVESGSPYALLASDTSHFSKLYASSMMEEAE, translated from the exons ATGGTGGTGCATTCAGGCTTCCTCGCGTGCCAGCGGGAGGATAATTCATTTCGGATTCCTGTCCGGTCCTGTCGAGATGGCTTCGActtctctttgcttttcgAGGAAACTATTCTAGGAGTATTGCCTCTTGGGCTTGTTCTTATAATCGCATCATATCGACTCTATCAACTGTTTCGAAAGCAACGCAAAGTGGTAACATCATGGCTGTTATGGGCAAAACTT ACAACGTGGGCGCTTCTAGCGATCATCCATCTTGTCCTAATAGCATTATGGGCCCTTCCAGCAGCAAACCGAACGCAAGCCTCCATTGCTGCAAATGCGGTGTTGACTGTGGGGATCTTGTTTCTCGGAGTCCTCTCTTATGCGGAACATAATTATTCAGTTAGgccatctcttcttctgggcATATACCTTTCCATCACTCTACTTTTCGACATAGCAAAGACGAGAACGCTTTGGCTGCGCGAACTAGCGGAAATTAACAGAATAATTGCAATTCTTACTTCGGTAGCAGTAGGGGTGAAGGCCCTACTACTCCTTCTTGAAACAGTGGAAAAGCGGCGCATCCTCAAAAATGTCTACGCAAAATATCCACCTGAAGCTACAGGAGGTATCTTCAACAGATTTCTCTTTTGGTGGTTAAACCCTCTGTTCAAAACTGGGTTCTCCAAGCTACTTTCGGTAGAGGACTTATATACACTTGACAAGCAATTGGCCTCCAAAACACTGCATAACTCCTTGGAGACTATGTGGAACAACG GGAACAAAAACTCGTTGCTACTTGTTACATTCCGGACATTCAAATGGCAGCTTCTCTCGGCCGTGCTTCCACGAGCTTGTCTCGCCGCCCTGAACATATGCCAGCCTCTGCTACTACATAGATCACTTTCATTTTCGGTAGAACCAGAAACCAATGCCACCACTAACATCGGTTACGGTTTGATTGGTGCCTATATCCTCGTGTATCTGGGGATGGCG gtAACAATGGGCCAGTACCAACACATGACATACCGCGCCATCACGATGGTGAGAGGTGCCGTGATCTCCATGGTGTACAGGAAAGCCACTACACTAAGCGTTGAAGATGCTGATCCCGCTTCATCTCTTACACTGATGAGCGCTGATATAGAGAGGATTGTTCAAGGGTGGCAGACAATCCATGATATCTGGGGTAATGCCTTAGAGATTGGCTTAGCCATTTTTCTCCTGGAACAGCAGTTAGGAGTAGCTGCCGTGGTTGCTGTTGGTGTCGCTGTTG TGGCCCTTGCTGGCTCTTTGATAAGTCTTGTGTTCGTGATGTCGAGACAGGCTATGTGGCTTGAAGCAATCGAAAGACGCATCTCATCTACCACGTCAATGCTTGCCTCTATGAAAGGGATCAAGATGCTGGGTCTTAGTGACCTGCTTATGACATGCATTCATAACTTACGGCTTGACGAGTTGAGAATCTCGAGGAACTTCAGGAAGCTGCTAGTTTGGAATATGGCGTTTG CTTGGACAACCCGGATTTTCGCGCCGATATTCGCATTCGGTGCGTTTGTCGGTATCTCGCATAAAAACGGAAATGACGCTGCCCTAAATACTTCGACGACTTACACCTCACTGTCATTGTTTGCTCTTTTGGCTGACCCACTTTTGAACTTGGTCATGGCTCTGATGACTTTCCTTGGATCTGTTGGCTCCTTCCAAAGGATCCAGGAGTTCCTCGAGAAGAAGGGCCATGTAGACTCGAGAGATAAGTCCCGGCCGCTCCAACTAGAGCCCGTTCAGGAATCCAAGCAACTGGCTTTTGTTGAAGACTCTGAGACCCTAACTGATGGGTCAAGCTCGGCCAAATCAGAGAAGGAACCAACAGCTCTATCTGAGAACATGGTCACAATCAAAAATGGAGCGTTTGGTTGGGATACCCAGAAAGAACCTCTACTGAAAAGTTTGACAATCACGATCCCTCGTCAGACTTTTACCATGCTAGTTGGACCCTCCGGCTGTGGAAAATCAACCCTTCTCAAAGCTATCCTTGGCGAAGTACCTTGCTTGGATGGTACCATAATATTGTCGTCTGAGCGTATTGCGTACTGTGATCAAACACCGTGGCATATGAATGGGTCTATCAAGCAGAGTATTGTGGCAATGTCTGGGCTAGACGAGGATTGGTATGTTTCAGTTACCCGCGCATGCGCCCTGGTTGAAGATTTCAAACAATTACCGCGTGGAGACCAAACAATCATTGGGAGCAAGGGCATTGCCTTGAGTGGAGGACAAAGCCAGCGTATT GCACTAGCAAGGGCAGTATATGCCaggaaagatatcatagTCTTGGATGATGTCTTTAGCAGTCTTGATGCGACAACTGAGGAGCACATCTTCCAGTGCCTAGTTGGTACACATGGCTTACTTCGTTCAATCGGCTCAACTATTGttctttcctcatcttctg TCAAACGAGTCCCTTTCGCCGACCATATCATAGTGCTCGGCAATGAGGGCCATGTCATTGAACAGGGAAGCTTCAAAGCCCTTGATCTAACAGGCGGCTATATCTCAAGCTTCGCGTTAGGCCTACCAGAGCAAAACAAGGCTGCTGAGAAGACCAGTAATTCAGGAAAGTCCGATGTTCAAGTGAGTTCTGTTGAACAGGACGAGGACAGCGAAGTGGATGGTCCTGGGGCGGGCGGCGACATTTCGATTTACTTGTATTATGTCAAGTCAATCGGTTGGCTCCCCACTCTCATATTCATTATTGCGATTACAGGGTTCGTTTTCTGTATATCCTTTCCCA GTATTTGGATGAACTGGTGGGCTAGTTCAAATGAAGCGGAGCCTGGTAAACACACAGGCTACTACCTGGGAATTTACGCAATGCTAGGTGCTGTTGGCATGCTTTGTCTAATTGTCGGTTGCTG GCAAATGATCATTACTATGGTGCCTAGATCTGGAGAAAACTTTCACAGAAAGCTCTTAAATACAGTTTTGAG CGCACCTATGTTATACTTCTCGAAGACAGATAGTGGCGCCATTCTTAATCGATTCAGCCAAGATTTACAACTCATTGACATGGAACTTCCAGTTGCTGCTATTAATGCATTCGTCA CATTCGTCCTCTGCATATGTCAAATGGTGTTTATTGGAATAGCCTCAAAATACGCGGCCATCTCTTTCCCGGCGGTCATTCTAGCGGTTTACGGAATACAGAAAGTGTATCTTCGCACCTCACGACAACTGCGATTCTTGGATCTTGAAGCCAAGGCGCCTCTATACTCTCATTTTGCTGACTGCCTTGGTGGTCTGGTGACGTTGAGAGCTTTTGGCTGGCAGCAGGCTATGGAAGAGAGGAACCATGAACTGCTTGACTATTCTCAGAGACCATTTTATCTTTTGTATGCCATTCAACGCTGGCTTACACTCACCTTGGATCTTGTAGTCGCCGGTATTGCAGTTTTGTTGATTGTCCTAGTTGTGGTGCTACGTGGGTCTATGAGTGCAGGCTACGTTGGTGTGGCCTTGCTCAATGTCATCCTGTTCAGCCAGAGTATCAAACTGCTGGTAACGTTCTGGACCAATCTTGAGACTCACATCGGCTCCATCTTGCGTGTTAAGATGTTCTCTGAGAATGTTCCTTCAGAGAACCTGCCCACAGAAAATGACAGCTTGCCACCAGACTGGCCATCGCAAGGAAACATAGTCTTTGACTCTGTCAGTGCAGAGTATAG AGCTTCGGAGCCAGTTCTCAGGGACGTATCTTTGTCTATTCAAGCAGGGGAAAAAGTGGGGATATGCGGCAGGACTGGAAG TGGTAAAACCTCTCTCTTAATGAGTGTCTTCCGGATGGTTGAGCTCAGTTCTGGAGGTATTCAGATTGACGGCGTCGATATATCAAAGGTGCCACGGCAAGAAGTACGCTCCCGCATTAACGGGGTCGCTCAAAGCCCCTTATTGATAAGGGGAAGTGTCCGAGAAAATATCGATCCAACAGGCTGCCACACTGATAAGTCCATAATGGAAGCTCTCAGAGCCGTTCAACTCTTCTCCAAGGTTCAGGAAAACGGAGGCCTAGGCACCGAAGTTGACGAACTATTCCTATCTCACGGGCAAAAGCAGCTCTTCTGTCTCGCTCGAGCAATCCTGCGTCAAGGCAATATTCTCGTCCTGGACGAAGCTACCAGCAG TGTCGATACCGTAACCGACGAGATCATGCAACGAGTTATCCGGGAAAGGTTCAGCAACCACACAATCCTCACCGTTGCCCACAAGCTTGAAACAATTCTCGACTATGACAAGATTATCGTGCTGGATGCCGGCCGCATAGTCGAGTCCGGCAGTCCCTATGCTCTTCTGGCTTCGGACACCTCGCATTTCAGCAAATTATATGCAAGCTCGATGATGGAGGAAGCCGAGTAA